A genomic window from Fibrobacterota bacterium includes:
- a CDS encoding adenylate kinase has product MDKYVIFGPQGSGKGTQSELLCKHYGFVHISLGDIFRWHMANHTKIAARITRIMNQGLLVPDEIVEEVVHDRLEEHDWNWGFVLDGFPRTRPQAEFLFENWNLDAVIYLDVPDDVVEERVMKRAATVPAGQAQSFTKRLDDTPEVLRVRLREYHEKTKPLIELYDEKRLLRRVNAMGPVEEVFEDIVDQLKLAKPSTFA; this is encoded by the coding sequence ATGGACAAGTACGTCATCTTCGGGCCGCAAGGTTCCGGTAAAGGAACGCAGAGCGAACTTCTCTGCAAACACTACGGGTTTGTGCACATCAGTCTGGGGGACATCTTCCGCTGGCACATGGCCAACCACACCAAGATCGCCGCCCGGATCACCCGGATCATGAACCAGGGTCTGCTGGTTCCGGATGAGATCGTGGAAGAGGTGGTCCACGACCGCCTGGAGGAACACGACTGGAACTGGGGCTTCGTGCTGGACGGATTCCCGCGCACCCGCCCCCAGGCGGAATTCCTGTTCGAAAACTGGAACCTGGACGCGGTGATCTACCTGGATGTCCCGGACGACGTGGTGGAAGAACGCGTGATGAAGCGCGCCGCCACGGTTCCTGCCGGACAAGCCCAGTCGTTCACCAAGCGTCTGGACGACACGCCGGAGGTTCTGCGAGTACGGCTGCGGGAGTACCACGAGAAGACCAAGCCGCTGATCGAACTCTACGACGAAAAACGTCTGCTGCGCCGCGTGAACGCCATGGGGCCGGTGGAAGAGGTCTTCGAAGACATCGTCGACCAGTTGAAGCTCGCCAAGCCCAGCACCTTCGCCTGA
- a CDS encoding zinc ABC transporter substrate-binding protein encodes MAKANQFRLTGVAAAALALASCKSSDPSAQASQGAAKPSKPDSSAVVFVASVRPIAALACDLVGEPCTAVALVPPGASAHSWEPKPSDLVLLQGATAYLQVGLEFEHSWIPRFQSTVADLRVLDLSGASDLSGHEEGHPHRGEEPEADPHVWSSPRALKLLLGVLGEQIVRSRPDLETRVTKGLVVQRKRLDALDSVARQELARFSGRTFLINHPGLGYFARDYGLIQRPLESHGREMTPVMMFEIRKTASSQGIRAVFVQPESSPVVATQVASELGVPVVEVDLLGTEPYDTLFLRMVHRMAGSL; translated from the coding sequence ATGGCCAAAGCGAATCAATTCCGCCTGACCGGGGTGGCCGCTGCCGCCTTGGCTCTGGCGTCGTGCAAATCTTCCGACCCCTCGGCCCAAGCCTCCCAAGGCGCCGCCAAACCTTCAAAGCCGGATTCGTCTGCCGTGGTGTTCGTCGCCTCGGTCCGACCCATCGCCGCTTTGGCTTGCGACCTGGTGGGCGAGCCATGCACGGCCGTGGCGTTGGTGCCGCCGGGGGCATCCGCCCATTCGTGGGAGCCCAAGCCCTCCGACCTGGTGCTGCTCCAAGGAGCCACCGCCTACCTGCAAGTGGGGCTCGAATTCGAACACTCGTGGATTCCGCGATTCCAGTCCACCGTCGCGGACCTTCGCGTTCTGGATCTGTCCGGCGCTTCGGACCTCTCCGGTCACGAAGAGGGCCATCCCCATCGCGGCGAAGAGCCGGAGGCGGACCCGCACGTGTGGTCCAGCCCACGGGCCCTCAAGCTTCTGCTGGGCGTGTTGGGAGAACAGATCGTGCGTTCGCGGCCGGACTTGGAGACGCGCGTGACCAAGGGTCTGGTTGTCCAGCGCAAGCGCCTGGACGCGTTGGATTCCGTCGCCAGACAGGAATTGGCAAGGTTTTCCGGGCGGACCTTCCTCATCAACCATCCCGGTCTGGGCTACTTCGCCCGCGACTACGGCCTGATCCAGCGTCCGCTGGAATCGCATGGACGGGAAATGACGCCGGTCATGATGTTCGAGATCCGCAAGACCGCCAGTTCGCAGGGGATCCGTGCGGTGTTCGTGCAGCCGGAGAGTTCGCCCGTGGTGGCCACCCAGGTGGCTTCCGAATTGGGGGTGCCGGTGGTGGAGGTGGATCTTCTGGGGACCGAGCCGTACGACACCCTGTTTCTGCGGATGGTCCATCGCATGGCGGGCTCCCTTTGA
- a CDS encoding metal ABC transporter ATP-binding protein yields MTHAFRLQAVTCGYRGNEVLRAVDLDIPKGGILGLIGPNGAGKSTVLRLLLGLLDPQSGNVEVLGVKPRQARPKVGYVPQSLVLERDLPGTLEDLVLAGFLGLRRAGSAPTAQDLERAHGWMERLRIADLRRRKLSELSGGQLQLGLVARALVREPELLLLDEPTANADARAEGAVFGLLEDCCRDRTAVVVSHDVGVLSRNVDSIACVGAGTIVHHGTREVPQDALEAAYGCPVELIAHGHPHRVLSVHGPDCHHDHASCGGHG; encoded by the coding sequence TTGACCCACGCGTTTCGCCTGCAGGCGGTCACCTGCGGATATCGCGGAAACGAGGTCTTGCGTGCGGTGGATCTGGACATCCCCAAAGGCGGGATCCTAGGTTTGATTGGGCCCAACGGAGCGGGCAAGTCCACCGTGTTGCGGTTGCTCCTGGGCTTGCTGGATCCGCAATCGGGCAACGTGGAGGTGTTGGGCGTGAAGCCTCGCCAAGCCCGGCCCAAGGTGGGCTATGTCCCGCAAAGCCTGGTGCTGGAGCGCGATCTGCCGGGCACGCTGGAAGACCTGGTGCTGGCCGGTTTCCTGGGGCTGCGACGGGCCGGTTCGGCGCCCACGGCGCAGGATCTGGAGCGGGCCCACGGCTGGATGGAAAGACTCCGTATCGCGGACCTTCGTAGACGGAAATTGTCCGAGTTGTCCGGAGGACAGTTGCAGTTGGGATTGGTGGCGCGCGCCCTGGTGCGCGAGCCGGAGCTTCTGCTTTTGGACGAACCCACCGCCAACGCCGACGCCCGCGCCGAAGGGGCGGTGTTCGGCTTGCTGGAGGATTGCTGCCGCGACCGCACCGCCGTGGTGGTGAGCCACGACGTGGGCGTGCTTTCGCGCAACGTGGATTCCATCGCCTGCGTGGGGGCGGGGACCATTGTCCACCACGGTACCCGCGAAGTGCCGCAAGATGCTTTGGAAGCCGCCTACGGCTGCCCCGTGGAGCTGATCGCCCACGGCCATCCCCACCGTGTGCTTTCCGTGCACGGGCCCGACTGCCACCACGACCACGCCTCCTGCGGAGGTCACGGATGA
- a CDS encoding metal ABC transporter permease, producing the protein MSLLFWPLVAIVLASIAAGVAGTLAVSHRMVSIGGGLAHAAYGGVGLAFLLGWAPLPVTIFFTLAAALLMTWLVERSPERSDTLIGVVWALGMAFGILCVDLSRVYTGDLNAVLFGSLLAIPRSDLAALAVLDVALVVLSWVYRRELLALAVDAEFAEVAGFPVRIFRAGLLCAVALSVVLLMRVTGLVLLVAFLSIPGALAVRWTRSLARAMAMATGLTLAFGLAGLALSWWRDLSPGACIISVAGITYLAVTLGRRK; encoded by the coding sequence ATGAGCCTGCTGTTCTGGCCCTTGGTGGCCATTGTGCTGGCGAGCATCGCCGCCGGGGTGGCGGGAACGTTGGCCGTGTCGCACCGGATGGTCTCCATTGGCGGTGGATTGGCCCATGCCGCCTACGGTGGCGTGGGGCTGGCGTTTTTGCTGGGCTGGGCGCCGCTTCCGGTCACCATCTTCTTCACGCTGGCGGCGGCCCTGTTGATGACCTGGCTGGTGGAGCGCTCGCCCGAGCGTTCGGATACCCTGATTGGTGTGGTGTGGGCGCTGGGGATGGCCTTCGGGATCCTCTGCGTGGACCTCTCGCGGGTGTACACGGGAGATCTCAACGCGGTCTTGTTCGGGAGCTTGCTTGCCATCCCTCGCTCGGATCTGGCGGCGTTGGCGGTGCTGGACGTGGCGCTGGTGGTGCTGTCGTGGGTGTATCGTCGCGAACTGCTGGCGCTGGCCGTGGATGCCGAATTCGCGGAAGTGGCCGGGTTTCCGGTGCGGATCTTCCGGGCGGGACTGCTGTGCGCCGTGGCCCTTTCCGTGGTGCTTCTGATGCGGGTGACAGGACTTGTCCTGCTGGTGGCGTTCCTGTCCATTCCCGGCGCCTTGGCCGTGCGCTGGACGCGATCGTTGGCACGGGCCATGGCCATGGCGACAGGGCTCACCTTGGCGTTCGGTCTGGCGGGGCTGGCGCTTTCCTGGTGGCGGGATCTTTCACCGGGAGCGTGCATCATCTCCGTGGCGGGGATCACGTATCTGGCTGTTACGTTGGGACGGCGGAAGTGA
- the vanZ gene encoding VanZ family protein codes for MTRFFLVLSAVFFGFILWIIFLADTGRTSVFFDFVKAIPYGDKVGHACLFGTLTFGINLGLSFRRWKILGLNLHVGTIFVVVFVVLEELSQARFPNRTLDPFDLFADAVGITVATVLLWLVERRRKGPSSAISST; via the coding sequence ATGACCCGCTTTTTCCTGGTGCTGTCGGCTGTCTTTTTTGGATTCATCCTGTGGATCATCTTCCTGGCGGACACGGGAAGAACCAGCGTCTTCTTCGATTTCGTGAAGGCGATTCCCTACGGCGACAAGGTCGGCCACGCCTGCCTGTTCGGCACCCTCACCTTCGGGATCAACCTCGGGCTTTCCTTCCGCCGTTGGAAGATCCTGGGGCTGAACCTCCACGTTGGGACGATTTTTGTCGTGGTGTTCGTGGTGCTCGAGGAGTTGAGCCAGGCCCGGTTCCCCAACCGCACCCTGGATCCCTTCGACCTCTTCGCCGATGCGGTGGGAATCACGGTGGCGACCGTCCTGCTATGGCTGGTGGAACGGCGGCGGAAAGGGCCTTCCTCGGCCATTTCTTCTACTTGA
- a CDS encoding polysaccharide deacetylase gives MKMFQSVAAFRRLWIALLVSVSVSDAWTPENLRVDLGVVDSGGMCLVRLRSFQEPNGEAMMVAVDPVRLETSVRAQAGWKVSEVSLSRLDSTAWGMLRREETSLDWKHGGVSRLSGTDRGMALTIDLCPSRKPFERRVITGLRRAFGLDASSIPVAFAVTGSWMRNHEKDLAWLRTLADSGVIAPTWINHTDNHRYKKGVANTKNFLLLPGTDVVAEILGAETEMLEHGIVPSVYFRFPGLVENKALFDQVAATGVMPVGTDAWLAKDQKPGPGSIVLIHGNGNEPKGVKDFLQLLQSKKTGIRQGTWRLEDLRRG, from the coding sequence GTGAAGATGTTCCAGTCTGTCGCAGCCTTCCGTCGATTGTGGATCGCCCTCTTGGTGTCCGTTTCCGTTTCCGACGCATGGACGCCGGAAAACCTGCGGGTGGATCTGGGGGTCGTGGACTCCGGCGGCATGTGCCTGGTTCGGCTTCGTTCCTTCCAGGAGCCCAATGGTGAGGCGATGATGGTCGCCGTGGATCCCGTGCGCCTGGAAACCTCGGTGCGCGCTCAAGCGGGTTGGAAAGTGTCCGAAGTCAGCCTTTCCAGGCTGGATTCCACCGCGTGGGGCATGTTGCGTCGCGAAGAAACTTCGCTCGATTGGAAGCACGGGGGAGTCTCGCGGTTGTCCGGAACGGACCGCGGCATGGCCCTGACCATCGACCTCTGCCCTTCGCGCAAGCCGTTCGAACGGCGGGTGATCACCGGTTTGAGGCGCGCGTTCGGCCTGGACGCATCCTCGATTCCCGTGGCCTTCGCGGTGACGGGTTCGTGGATGCGCAACCATGAAAAGGATTTGGCCTGGCTGCGCACCCTGGCCGACTCCGGGGTCATCGCGCCGACCTGGATCAACCACACCGACAACCACCGCTACAAGAAGGGCGTGGCCAACACCAAGAACTTCCTGTTGCTTCCCGGCACGGACGTGGTGGCGGAAATCCTGGGCGCGGAAACGGAAATGCTCGAACACGGAATCGTCCCGTCCGTCTACTTCCGGTTTCCGGGACTGGTGGAAAACAAGGCACTGTTCGACCAGGTGGCGGCCACGGGCGTGATGCCCGTGGGCACCGATGCGTGGCTGGCCAAGGACCAGAAGCCGGGGCCGGGATCCATCGTGCTGATCCACGGCAACGGCAACGAACCCAAGGGCGTGAAGGATTTCCTGCAATTGCTGCAGTCCAAGAAGACCGGCATCCGCCAGGGGACATGGCGCCTGGAGGATCTGCGGCGGGGCTAG